The genomic stretch GTCCATGCTGTGCTCAATGATGCAGAAGAAAAGCAAATGAAAAATGAAGCTGTGAAGGAATGGCTTGAGGAACTTAAAGATGTTGCTTTTGATGCTGATGATTTACTTGATGAGATCTTCACTACTGAAAAAATGAAGCCACAAGAGGTAAACATGTTTCATTCTCCTACAACAGTTTTTCATGATAAAGAGGTTGAACACAAGATAGAAGATGTTTATGAAAGATTAGAGTTTGTTATAAAATTGAAAGAGTTACTTGATTTGAAGGTTGGTAAGGAAATGAAAGTGACACATAAGACACCAACTTCATCTGTGGTTGAAGCATGTGATGTGTATGGAAGGGATAATGATAAAGATGTATTAGTTAAGTTGTTATTGTCGTcacatgatgttgatgatgagaaACTTGGTGTCATTCCCATTGTTGGTATGGGAGGGATTGGAAAAACTACCTTAGCTCAATTAGTATATAATGATGATAGGGTACAGAAGGAGTTTGATCTCAAAGCCTGGATTTATGTTTCTGAAGAATTTGATATCTGCAAGATCACAAAGAATCTGTTGGAGGTTGTCACTTCGTGTAGCTGTGATGTCGAGGACTTGAATTCGCTTCAGCGGAATCTGAAAATGTATATACAGAAGAaaaagtttttgtttgttttggatgATGTTTGGGACGAAAACTATGAGAACTGGGACAAGTTCAGGAGTCCATTTAAGCACGGAGGGGCTAACGGAAGTAAGATTATTGTAACAACTCGAAGTGGGAATGTTGCGTCGATAATGCAGACTTTTCCGCCTTATAATCTAACTGAATTGTCCAATGAAGATTGTTGGGAGCTCTTTTCAAACCATGCTTTTGGTAATAGCCATAAGGATTCAGATGTTCGTCGAAGTGTGGAAAGAGTAGGAAGAGAAATagttagaaagtgcaaaggatTGCCTTTGGCTGTGAAGACACTTGCAGGACTTTTGAGGTCAAAAAGTGATACACAAGAATGGCATAAAGTACTCAACAGTGAGATATGGGATCTACAAGAACATGAAAGTCATATTCTTCCAGCTTTGAGATTAAGTTACCACTATCTCCCTTCTCATTTAAAGAGATGTTTCGCTTATTGTGCGATTTTTCCGAAAGATTACGAATTTGAAAAGGAGAAGCTAGTTTTGTTGTGGATGGCAGAAGGGTTGCTACACCAGTCAAAAAGACATAGAAGAATTGAAGAAGTTGGGGATGAGTATTTTTGTGAATTAGTATCCAGATCGTTTTTCTACCAATCGAGAAGTGGAAAGTCATGTTTCCTAATGCATCATCTTATAAATGACTTGGCTCAATTTGTATCTGGAACATTTTCTGTGAGAATAGAAGATAACAATTCTGATCAAGTAATGGAAAGAACTCATTATTTGTCTCACATTATTTCACATTGTTCCTCCTATGTAAACCTGAAAGATGTTGGCAAAGCGAATCGCCTACGTACTTTTATGCAAATAAGAACAATAGGTACATCCATAGATTTGTTCAATGACATGCCAAATGATCTGTTGACAAAGTTACGGTACTTGAGGGTGTTAACCTTGGTAGGTGCTTATTTCTATAGTTTACCTGATTCAATAGGTGAACTAAAACATCTGCGCTCTCTAGAAGTGTCCGACACCGAGATTATAAAGTTGCCTGACTCCATTTGCAGTTTGTACAATTTACAAACACTCAAGCTAGTTGGATGTTATAATCTTAAAGAATTGCCAAAAGATATTCATAAACTTGTCAACTTGCGATACTTGGATATTACAGGCACTTGTTTGAAGTGGATGCCATTGCAAATCAGTGAACTGAAAAACCTCCAAAAGTTGAGCGACTTTTTTGTTGGTGAAAATCATGGATCTTCCATTAGTGAGTTGGGAGAGCTTTGCAGTTTACATGGATCTTTGTTCATTCATGGCATTGAACACGTTGTCGCTTATAAGGATTCTGAGGAGGCAAAATTGAAGGAAAAACATGGCCTTGAAAAACTGTCTTTGGATTGGGGTGGAGACGGTGATACCGATAACTCACAGCATGAGAAGACCATATTGGACAGCCTTCAACCACACACAAATTTGAAGGAGCTTGAAATCTATGACTATCCAGGCACAGAATTTCCAGATTGGTTAGGGGACTACTACTTTTGCAACATGGTTTCCTTAAAGCTTAAAGGATGTAAATACTGCTACAAATTGCCTCCACTAGGTCAACTTCCAATGTTGAAAGAGCTTCAGATTATAAAATTTGGAGGAGTAATGAGTGTAGGATCTGAGTTTTACGGAAATAGAACTTCTGTCAGTACTGATTTCTTTCCTGCACTAGAAATTCTAAGGATTGAGTCTCTGTCAACATGGGAGAATTGGTGTCCTGATGCAGACAATGTAGGCACCAGAGCTTTCTGTCATCTTAGAGAGTTTTATATCGAAAACTGTCCCAAACTGACCGGGAATTTACCAAGTAGTCTCCCGTCTTTGACATTACTTGTCATCAGAGATTGCAAACGTTTGCTTTGTCCACTTCCCAAAGCTCCAAGTCTGCGCGTGCTCAACATTCAGAATTGTCAAAAACTAGAATTCCGTGTGCATGCGCCTTGGTACCACCAAACACTTACATCTTTGTACTTGATCGATAGCTGTGACTCACTCATGTTCTTGCCATTAGATCTTTTCCCAAACCTCAAATCTCTTGATATTTGGGGATGCAAAAATCTGGAAGCACTCACTACTGTTTCAGCACCAGATGCTACTCCTCCGAATTTCAAATCCCTTAACTCCATGTGCATAAGGCATTGTCCAAATTTCACATCTTTTCCTAAGGGAGGATTTGCAGCCCCAAAGCTTAACTTGTTAACCATCAACTACTGTCAGAAGTTGAATTCCCTGCCGGAAAATTTGCACGAGATTATGCCAAGCTTGAAAGAACTTCAACTAAGAGGTTGTCCACAAATTCAGGCATCTACCATGAGGCCACTAAGGATTCGGATTAGCAACAAATTCATGGAAGGGAAACAAAACCACTCTGATCCTCTCTTTGCAAGGTTGGAAGGTCTAATATCTGTTCACAGTCCCTCATCAAGTTAAACACTACCTTAGATGGTAAGCAATAACAAGCCTTTCATTGAAACAAATATGCAAAAAAGTGTAAAATTGTAATACACTATCACCAATAGCATCAATAAAAATGGATTTGGTTAGTTATTTTTTGTCCACTTAGATTTTTTTTAGGGTGGTCGATAGTGGATTATGAAATAATGATAGTAGCAAACTACTACGAACTATAAACTAATCTTAGTATATTAgatgttatgtttttatttaacatttaaaatacaaattaatttgtCCCTTCAACATATTTCTcccaaatttcaacttttgaagtttaaATGTAGAAATTTGTTTGAAAGGAACGCATGAACCGATTTGGCGGTTACCTCCCCTGAGACGCGATTTTGTCCATTTGGGTACTGGTACCTACCAGTACCAACAACTATTTGTATTCTTTCTTAAGTGTTTCTCAAAAGTGCGTTAGTTGCTGACTTCTTTGTTTTCATTTAACTTTAAACTCAAAACACATCTCTTCCATGTCTAATGGATTCTCTGCAGACGACAACATCGAACCTGTTGAAAACTGTTTGTTTGCCACACTATTTTTTTATGCTAAGGAACTCATGCTCCCTTCTTTAGGATTGTAGAGGATTTCTCAAGCATCTTAAAAGAAAGAATTTTGTGCTGAATTCTTACAAGCCTATTCATGGTGTAACTGTAAGACATGAATTCTTAGATTGGTGGAAAAAGTACTATAACTCTCTCTCAGCTGGTATAGTCAGTTGTATTTTCAAGATTACATGTGATTTTCACCTCTGATTAACCATTATGTACTGTACTTTCATTACCCACACTTCATCACTATCTTTGTGTCAACAATTCTTGGCTTaatacttttctcattattatttctcgtatatataaagattactgggctatatcggtaattacactaaataattatatttaaactaatttctattcacatcccccctcaaattgatgctgcttgtcaatgagcatcaatttgctaacaagaaactgatgacgtggacgcggaacaaccttggtaagaatatctgcaatctgcaactgagtactgacatgaggaagtgatattattctgtcatcataagcgtcacggattgagtgacaatcaacttcaatatgtttggtgcgttcatgaaaaacaggattcgcaacaatttggatgacacttgtattgtcagcataaagtgaagtgggctctatttgaggaaatccaagttcaTCCAAAAGACCACAaagccaaattatttcagaacaagcagcagacatggcacgatactcagattcagtagaagatttagagactctcgcttgtttcttacttttccatgagatcaatgaagagccaagaaacatgcaccaaccagtgacaaatcgtcgagtatcagggcaccctgcccaatcggcatcactataagcactcaatttaggaggaactccagtaggaaagaataaaccacgatGAGAGCTTCCCTTCAAGTAACGAATTATACGACGAACTGCTGCTAAGTGAAGGTGGCGAGgagagtgcatgaattgacttacttgttgaacaacaaatgatatgtcagggcgagtaatagtcaagtaattaaggctacccacgagttgacaatacaataagggatcatgcaacagatcaccatcatcacgatgatatttaacattaacctcaagaggagtatccactggattagccgattgcagaccagccatagaaattaaatctgtggcatacttgtgttgatggaggaatatgcccttggatgtagaatgaacctcaagaccaagaaaataatgcaaattaccaagatctttcatatgaaacgctgcttgtaactgctgtttaaggctttgaatggaagcatgatcagaaccagtaataatcatatcatcaacatacaaaagaagtaggacaattccagtagatgttctatgaataaatagagaagaatcgtactgactctgagtaaaggaaaacccaagtagagtggagcgaaatttttcataccattctctaggcgcttgtttcaaaccgtataaggagcgtttgagcttgcacacacccttagatgacggaaataaaccttgaggaggagtcatataaatatcttccgccaggtcaccatgaagaaaagcatttttcacatctAATTGATGAAGAGCCCACCCGTTAGAAGCAACTATAGAGAGTATCGTACGAACAGATGTCATTTtggcaaccggtgcaaatgtctcatcataatcaattccatattcctgcttgtttcctaaggcaaccaagcgagccttgaaacggttgagggacccatcagaattcaatttcacagaatacacccatttgcagccaatgggtttaacatcaggaggacaagagacaatatcccatgtgaaattctcttgaagagcttgaagttcttcattcattgcttttatccaacGTACATCTTTAACAGTCTGTGAATAAcaagtaggaatagatatgctagagagtgtggttgtcagagaagtatgtgaggaatcatacctgtctggtgaatatctatctggtgctcgagatattcgaccagaacgtcgtggttcaaccgttacaggatcaggtggcggttcagcgtcgggaaggggtgtgggaacctgctgtttgtgttttctgacatatacatgacctggtttatagcgttctatagattgaggcataatagaaaacttaggaagagtaacaatatcattcatgtcaggagaaacacatggaaacataaactgattatcaaaaaatgtcacattcctagaaatgcgaaaacgatgattagtgacatcataacacacaaatcccttatgagagtgactataccccataaacgcacattgaacagactgcactccaagcttatgcctttcaaatggaggtaagtgaacaaaacaaacacatccaaaagtatgtaaatcattataattaggctgaattttaaaaagacgaaaaaaaggagaatcgagatcaataaccgtagaaggaagacgattgatcaagaagacagctgtggaaagagcctccacccaaaatcggggtggtacagaagcttgaagaagtaaagtgcgggtcatatcaagcaaatgacgattcttgcgttctgccatcccattttgttggggggtattgggacaagatcgttgagacaaaatacctttttgttgaagaaattcttgaaactcacgagacatgtactcaccaccagaatcagagcaaaattttttaacattttcatgaaattgagtttcaacatatgtcagaaatttcttaaacatagaaaacacttcagatttagaccaaagaaaatatatccaagtaaaacgactataatcatcaataaatgtgacaaaatatttatagcgagcatgagaaactacaggagacataccccatacatcactatgaatcatttcaaaacaagaggaagcccgataagcaccagacggaaaaggaagtgttttacttttagctaatttgcaaacagaacatgaaagagaggcattagaaacaacatttttatttcccaataaaccatttttaagtaaatgagataaaacagcagagttaggatgacccaattttctatgccaatcctcataagaattcaagacattattacaaacaagagataaatgactagaaataaactgaagtggaaacaatcttcccactttaggccccttcgcaaccaccttccccgacacctgttcctgcacaaggcaaccatcacgagaaaaatttacattacaattattatcaaccaattgaccaacaaataataaattggaagcaagtccaggtgctacaaacacatcccgaaactcagagttgaggtcaccaacattcgtgatagagagagcattaccatccgcaatttgaattttctaattaccatggtaagaatgtaaattgtgcaagtattcagaagaggctgtcatgtgattggatgcaccagaatcaagaaaccacgggcaggaaacattcgaagacttaccctgaattcccaaggttgaaagaGCGGAAAGTACCATCTGTTGGATTATTTCAGGTTGAAGAGCACCACCATTAGATGGATTGGTGATGGAAGGACCAATTGCAGAGCTTGTACTTGCAGGAAATGCTTGCACCGAACGTTGTGCTGATCGTGGAGGACAGGTGGGACAATCAGAGATAATATGGCCCCGCTGCTTGCAATAATTACAAAACTTCTTACTGCAACTCTgagcaaaatgtccaaattgtttgcaagagaaacatTGGACATGTCGAATATCACGACCTTTACCTCTACTCCGAGGAGCATATGCAAACATAGCAGACTCAGAATTGACAACATCGTGAGACATGGATCCTTGAGTAGCAAGACGTTGTTCCTCTCTGAGAAGTTCACCAACACATGTATCCAAAGAAGGAACAGGATTCCTATTCAGCAAAGCACCTCTGACAACCTCAAATTCTTCACGaagcttcatgagaaattgatctcgcctactagtattgtagacctcttggacatccgcgagagaactcttgggaacatcaacatgtataatcgcagagtgacgcttcaagtagttccacatttcttgggcagtggaaaaagatcgcaaattattaatcatgtgaggatcaatagtaccgagaatccaagtgataatctgagcatcttctatttcccatgcatctaagccagttgtctctaacggtgccaaaGAGACATCGTCCAAGTGACTCCATAATCCTTTCCCTTTGACATACATCCGAAACTGAAATTCCCAAACAAGATAATTCTTTCCGGTAAAATGAACACAAATATGATCTATCTCTTCTTCGGAAGCCATAATATCATAGATTTCttaagaacaattttgttaatgtaacaagaaacaccaacggaacactgaagaaaatacttgccgacaccaagtcaaaaccctaattcagaatacttgccgacaccgagtcaaaaccctaattcagaatacttgccgacaccgagtcaaaaccctaattcagaatacttgccgacaccgatacgataacacgatcaaagcaaacacgatttgtaagcacccgagattagaatcgcaatcttggaagagattaccgagaaccgagatgatttcaattaccgagaaacgagatctaccgagacgatttcaagagcgacccagtggggtgtcgctgaataaagccaagattaacctaaaactcacaggtttgatcaaaaacctactgataccatgtcaacaattcttggcttgatatttttctc from Vicia villosa cultivar HV-30 ecotype Madison, WI linkage group LG4, Vvil1.0, whole genome shotgun sequence encodes the following:
- the LOC131595862 gene encoding putative disease resistance RPP13-like protein 1, which encodes MALEVIAGPFMGAVFNVLLERIASSEVVNFFKKNKSENLLKRLKIILLSVHAVLNDAEEKQMKNEAVKEWLEELKDVAFDADDLLDEIFTTEKMKPQEVNMFHSPTTVFHDKEVEHKIEDVYERLEFVIKLKELLDLKVGKEMKVTHKTPTSSVVEACDVYGRDNDKDVLVKLLLSSHDVDDEKLGVIPIVGMGGIGKTTLAQLVYNDDRVQKEFDLKAWIYVSEEFDICKITKNLLEVVTSCSCDVEDLNSLQRNLKMYIQKKKFLFVLDDVWDENYENWDKFRSPFKHGGANGSKIIVTTRSGNVASIMQTFPPYNLTELSNEDCWELFSNHAFGNSHKDSDVRRSVERVGREIVRKCKGLPLAVKTLAGLLRSKSDTQEWHKVLNSEIWDLQEHESHILPALRLSYHYLPSHLKRCFAYCAIFPKDYEFEKEKLVLLWMAEGLLHQSKRHRRIEEVGDEYFCELVSRSFFYQSRSGKSCFLMHHLINDLAQFVSGTFSVRIEDNNSDQVMERTHYLSHIISHCSSYVNLKDVGKANRLRTFMQIRTIGTSIDLFNDMPNDLLTKLRYLRVLTLVGAYFYSLPDSIGELKHLRSLEVSDTEIIKLPDSICSLYNLQTLKLVGCYNLKELPKDIHKLVNLRYLDITGTCLKWMPLQISELKNLQKLSDFFVGENHGSSISELGELCSLHGSLFIHGIEHVVAYKDSEEAKLKEKHGLEKLSLDWGGDGDTDNSQHEKTILDSLQPHTNLKELEIYDYPGTEFPDWLGDYYFCNMVSLKLKGCKYCYKLPPLGQLPMLKELQIIKFGGVMSVGSEFYGNRTSVSTDFFPALEILRIESLSTWENWCPDADNVGTRAFCHLREFYIENCPKLTGNLPSSLPSLTLLVIRDCKRLLCPLPKAPSLRVLNIQNCQKLEFRVHAPWYHQTLTSLYLIDSCDSLMFLPLDLFPNLKSLDIWGCKNLEALTTVSAPDATPPNFKSLNSMCIRHCPNFTSFPKGGFAAPKLNLLTINYCQKLNSLPENLHEIMPSLKELQLRGCPQIQASTMRPLRIRISNKFMEGKQNHSDPLFARLEGLISVHSPSSS